A section of the Bacteroidota bacterium genome encodes:
- a CDS encoding AMP-binding protein, translated as MEAIPRIEQIPEKEIKRYQESRLPELLEYLNNNSPFYRQSFENNRIEISKIRRLEDLSLLPVTTKDHLHRQNDDFICVPSQKIIDIVTTSGTLGDPVKFVMTDHDLDRLAYNEYLSFLCAGGTPNDVYQLMTTIDRRFMAGLAYFLGVRRLGAGIVRVGNGMPELQWDTILRMNPNTLIAVPSFILKLIEWAEEQGVDYRSSSIRKAVCIGEPLRNPDFSLTTLAGKIHEKWDIELYSTYASTEMATAFTECRHGAGGHHHPELIIVEFLDDHDQPVGDDEPGEVTITTLGVEGMPLLRFRTGDVCYHYNEPCACGRTTMRLGPVIGRKNQMIKFKGTTLYPPALYDILDNIREIEHYIVEVYTNEIGTDEILIRIGCNNVTEGFEKKLKDHFRASLRVAPTISFEDPKTIEKLKFPEDKRKAVTFIDHRNK; from the coding sequence ATGGAAGCTATACCCAGAATTGAGCAAATTCCTGAAAAGGAAATTAAGAGATACCAGGAATCCCGGTTACCTGAACTGCTGGAATACCTAAACAACAATTCACCCTTTTATCGTCAATCATTTGAAAATAACAGGATTGAAATTAGTAAAATCCGGCGGCTGGAGGATCTCTCCCTGCTTCCTGTAACTACTAAGGACCATCTTCACCGGCAAAACGATGATTTTATCTGTGTGCCTTCACAGAAGATCATAGATATTGTGACAACATCGGGCACTTTGGGAGATCCGGTGAAGTTTGTCATGACCGATCATGATCTGGACCGCCTGGCATACAATGAATACCTTTCATTTTTGTGTGCAGGGGGAACGCCGAATGATGTTTATCAGCTTATGACAACCATCGACCGAAGGTTTATGGCCGGATTAGCCTATTTTTTGGGAGTTCGCAGGCTCGGAGCAGGAATAGTCAGGGTAGGCAATGGTATGCCTGAATTGCAATGGGATACCATTCTAAGAATGAACCCCAATACCTTAATTGCGGTACCATCATTCATTCTGAAATTGATAGAGTGGGCTGAAGAACAAGGAGTAGATTACCGGTCTTCCTCAATAAGGAAAGCTGTTTGCATTGGTGAGCCATTGAGGAACCCCGATTTCTCCCTTACAACTCTTGCCGGCAAGATCCATGAAAAATGGGATATTGAATTATACAGTACATATGCTTCGACGGAAATGGCAACTGCATTTACCGAATGCAGGCATGGAGCAGGCGGGCATCATCATCCGGAGCTGATCATCGTGGAGTTTCTTGATGATCATGACCAGCCGGTAGGAGATGACGAACCCGGTGAGGTTACCATTACAACCCTTGGCGTTGAAGGCATGCCTTTACTCAGGTTCAGGACCGGGGATGTATGCTATCATTACAATGAACCCTGTGCATGCGGAAGAACAACCATGCGCCTGGGACCCGTCATCGGAAGAAAAAACCAAATGATCAAATTCAAAGGGACAACCTTATACCCACCGGCGCTATACGATATCCTGGATAATATCCGTGAAATTGAACATTACATTGTCGAAGTTTATACAAATGAAATAGGTACCGATGAAATACTTATCAGAATAGGCTGCAACAATGTCACGGAAGGTTTTGAAAAGAAACTGAAAGACCATTTCCGGGCCAGCCTGAGGGTTGCTCCAACGATTTCATTTGAAGACCCCAAAACTATTGAGAAATTAAAATTTCCTGAGGATAAACGTAAAGCGGTGACTTTCATAGATCACCGCAATAAGTGA
- a CDS encoding C45 family peptidase — protein sequence MMLFKRILRIFRYILIVLLTLILVISVYFRIAVVIEPPSPENVGVLQTMVEYDTAGFLMCGNGRLQQNSYGLWELYVEGGPFEMGVINGKLTQSLISRQEEAFVNRIYELVPSKSYLNVLKYFIAFFNRHMDKYVPGEYQLEIYGISLSADDEYDFIGSKYQRILNYHGAHDIGHALQNMNLVGCTAFASWDGKSSGGELLVGRNFDFHAGEEFNRDKIIAFVKPENGFRFMFITWGGMIGVVSGMNEKGLTITLNAAKSDIPFSAATPVSILAREILQYAATIEEAFEIAKKRETFVSEAFLVGSGQEDIAGVIEKTPDTTVLYIPDTNYLILTNHFLGDNFATDSLNCENMRNTSTVYRSLRVEELMNGYDSLDVASAVEILRNREGLGNTDIGNGNEKAINQLIAHHSVVFKPAQGKVWVSAGPYQLGEYLCYDLNHVFERFPESTGPIILYEESGNIAKDGFLDSADWKSFQEYRRIIGLVRKSIKDKNDTVFNLSYIVSLNPFFFEAYEVAGDRKNFEGDYQAALKYYRKALECEIPTRYTRNAIEDKITDIQEQIR from the coding sequence ATGATGCTGTTTAAAAGAATACTGAGAATATTCAGGTATATACTGATTGTATTATTAACCCTGATCCTGGTTATATCTGTTTATTTCAGGATTGCAGTTGTTATTGAGCCTCCCAGCCCTGAAAATGTGGGTGTCTTGCAAACCATGGTAGAATATGATACAGCAGGGTTTCTTATGTGTGGGAACGGCCGTTTGCAGCAAAATTCTTACGGATTATGGGAACTATATGTTGAAGGAGGTCCGTTTGAAATGGGGGTCATAAACGGCAAGCTTACACAATCTTTGATCAGCCGCCAGGAAGAAGCTTTTGTTAACAGGATCTATGAACTGGTTCCATCAAAGTCTTATCTGAATGTGTTGAAGTATTTTATTGCTTTTTTCAACCGTCATATGGATAAATATGTACCGGGGGAATATCAACTTGAAATTTATGGAATATCCTTATCAGCTGATGATGAATACGATTTTATTGGCAGCAAGTATCAACGCATCCTGAATTATCATGGGGCTCATGATATTGGTCATGCTCTTCAAAACATGAACCTGGTAGGCTGTACGGCTTTTGCTTCCTGGGATGGTAAATCGTCCGGCGGGGAGCTTCTTGTTGGAAGAAATTTCGATTTTCATGCAGGGGAAGAGTTCAACCGGGATAAGATCATTGCCTTCGTGAAGCCTGAGAATGGATTCCGCTTTATGTTCATTACCTGGGGAGGGATGATTGGGGTAGTATCAGGAATGAATGAAAAAGGCCTGACCATTACCCTGAATGCTGCCAAATCGGATATCCCGTTCAGCGCTGCAACCCCTGTGTCCATATTGGCAAGAGAAATACTTCAATATGCCGCTACTATTGAAGAAGCATTTGAAATTGCCAAAAAAAGAGAAACGTTCGTCTCGGAAGCGTTTCTGGTTGGTTCGGGCCAGGAGGATATCGCAGGAGTAATAGAAAAGACTCCGGATACCACTGTTCTTTATATACCGGATACAAATTATCTCATCCTGACCAATCATTTCCTGGGGGATAATTTCGCAACGGATTCACTGAATTGTGAAAACATGCGGAATACCTCAACAGTATACCGCTCCCTTCGGGTGGAGGAACTTATGAACGGTTATGATTCCCTGGATGTTGCTTCTGCTGTGGAAATTCTTCGTAACCGTGAGGGTCTTGGTAATACTGACATAGGCAATGGGAATGAGAAAGCGATCAATCAGCTTATAGCCCACCATTCGGTTGTTTTTAAACCCGCACAGGGCAAGGTTTGGGTCTCTGCCGGACCGTATCAGCTTGGAGAATATCTTTGTTATGACCTAAATCATGTCTTTGAGAGATTTCCTGAATCTACAGGTCCGATAATTTTATATGAAGAATCAGGAAATATTGCAAAAGACGGATTTCTCGATTCAGCAGATTGGAAAAGCTTTCAGGAATACAGAAGGATAATTGGATTGGTCAGAAAATCTATTAAGGATAAAAACGATACGGTTTTTAACCTGTCATATATTGTCAGCCTAAATCCATTCTTTTTTGAGGCATATGAAGTTGCAGGCGACAGGAAAAATTTTGAAGGGGATTATCAAGCGGCTCTAAAGTATTACCGCAAAGCACTTGAATGTGAAATCCCAACACGATATACCAGGAATGCAATTGAAGACAAGATTACTGATATACAGGAACAGATACGGTAA
- a CDS encoding NAD(P)/FAD-dependent oxidoreductase codes for MSQGNSGNNVLIIGSGLGGLLCGAILSKEGFRVTVLEKNSVIGGCLQTFTRQGKTFDTGMHYIGSMEKGQILHTIFSYVGLTRKLRLKQLDIDCFDRISYMGKEYDLAQGFERFTDSLSARFPGKKDEISQYVKGLRKVVGMVDLYNLRPFRQENLFVNPGISIPASEYIAGLTKDNVLRNILAGLNGLYAGVKEGSPLYVHAVINHFFIQSAWRPIGGSSQIAAALSEIIETNGGEIIPRAEVQILHVDGDLIDKVITTDGREFHSEYIISDIHPANTLRMLNGRSLRKAYINRVLKLENSMGMFILYIILKKDCFPYLNHNYYYFDKDDVWSDQNQDDDKWPSGFMMYTSARLMEQQYSENVVVMTYMKYDQVRPWENTTVGKRGEAYEEFKAERAERLMDLVEKAFPGIRQKVERIYTSTPLTFRDYTGTIDGSAYGIIKDSRNFMDSFLIPRTKIPNLYLTGQNLNLHGILGVSLSALITCAEFVGQEYLLKKVHDAV; via the coding sequence ATGAGCCAGGGAAACTCCGGTAATAACGTTTTGATCATCGGAAGCGGGCTGGGTGGCTTGCTCTGCGGCGCTATCCTGAGCAAGGAGGGATTCAGGGTGACTGTCCTGGAAAAAAATTCTGTAATTGGCGGTTGTCTGCAAACATTTACACGGCAAGGAAAAACATTCGATACAGGAATGCATTACATTGGAAGTATGGAGAAAGGACAAATCCTTCATACGATATTTTCTTATGTGGGTCTGACCCGGAAACTCAGGCTTAAGCAACTTGATATCGATTGTTTTGACAGGATATCCTACATGGGGAAAGAATATGATCTGGCACAAGGTTTTGAAAGATTTACCGATTCACTTTCAGCAAGGTTTCCTGGTAAAAAGGATGAAATATCACAATATGTCAAGGGTTTAAGGAAAGTTGTCGGTATGGTTGACCTGTACAATCTTAGACCTTTCCGGCAGGAAAACTTATTTGTTAATCCCGGTATCTCCATACCTGCTTCTGAGTATATTGCCGGTTTAACAAAGGATAATGTTCTAAGGAATATCCTGGCCGGTTTGAACGGTTTGTATGCCGGGGTTAAGGAAGGGTCTCCACTTTATGTGCACGCAGTTATCAACCATTTTTTCATTCAAAGTGCATGGAGGCCGATTGGCGGCTCATCGCAGATTGCTGCTGCTTTGTCGGAAATAATTGAAACAAATGGAGGCGAGATAATTCCCCGTGCTGAGGTGCAAATCCTGCATGTTGACGGAGACTTGATCGATAAGGTGATAACAACCGATGGAAGGGAGTTCCACTCAGAATACATCATCTCGGACATTCATCCTGCAAATACTCTGCGGATGTTGAATGGACGTTCCTTGCGTAAAGCATATATTAACAGGGTTTTGAAGCTTGAAAACTCTATGGGGATGTTTATTCTTTACATCATCTTAAAAAAGGACTGCTTTCCATACCTGAATCATAATTATTATTATTTCGATAAGGATGATGTATGGTCTGACCAGAATCAGGATGATGATAAATGGCCATCCGGTTTTATGATGTACACCTCTGCAAGACTTATGGAGCAGCAATACTCAGAAAATGTGGTTGTTATGACTTATATGAAATATGATCAGGTCAGGCCATGGGAGAATACCACTGTGGGAAAAAGAGGAGAAGCCTATGAAGAATTTAAAGCAGAAAGGGCTGAAAGGCTTATGGATCTTGTGGAAAAGGCGTTTCCAGGAATAAGGCAAAAAGTGGAAAGGATTTACACCTCTACCCCATTGACTTTCAGAGATTACACCGGGACAATAGATGGTTCAGCTTACGGAATAATCAAAGATAGTCGTAATTTTATGGATTCCTTTCTGATCCCAAGGACAAAGATACCCAATCTTTATCTGACGGGCCAGAACCTAAACCTGCACGGGATATTAGGTGTTAGCCTGAGTGCACTTATAACCTGTGCGGAGTTTGTCGGACAAGAATATTTGCTAAAAAAGGTACATGATGCTGTTTAA
- a CDS encoding NAD(P)/FAD-dependent oxidoreductase encodes MAYDVLVIGSGLGGLLSASILSKEGFKVCVVEKNPRIGGCLQSFARDGVVFNTGLNYTESLDRGQVLYQYFKYVGIYDRLRLRKMDEDAFERITFEGDPVEYHYSQGEDRFIEALASRFPNEKSGIINYIEKLRHLSHSFPLYDLEIKGNSTSLNEYYYTNTRKFLESLTKDEKLRSVLAATNPLYAGISEKTPLYIHGIINYSFMKSAWRLVDGSSQLAKELAAKIRENGGEIFRNKKVESIVLREKRAIAVKTADGDRMEANNIISNVHPAVTMKMIGEGELNNAYRRRIQSMENTIGMFTLYAVLNENSFPYLNYNIYHYTSDDVWKGYHYNENEWPPYVMAYTPAISGGSGFANALIAITYMHYDEVKKWENTTVENRGKEYTDFKERKAELLINTLEKRIPGIRQKIAKYYTSTPLTYRDYTGTLNGSSYGIVKDSADPLRSLLMPKTRISNLYLTGQNLNLHGILGVSVNALLTCSEFLGMDYLIKNVKNADL; translated from the coding sequence ATGGCCTATGATGTGCTTGTCATCGGCAGTGGGCTGGGCGGGTTGCTTAGCGCATCCATCCTGAGTAAGGAAGGCTTTAAGGTTTGTGTTGTTGAAAAAAATCCAAGGATTGGAGGGTGTTTGCAGTCGTTTGCACGAGATGGTGTTGTTTTCAATACAGGTTTAAATTATACAGAGTCACTCGACAGGGGACAGGTTTTATATCAGTACTTCAAGTATGTAGGTATATACGACAGGCTTCGTCTACGCAAGATGGATGAAGACGCTTTTGAAAGAATAACCTTTGAGGGAGATCCTGTGGAATATCATTATTCGCAGGGTGAAGACCGTTTCATTGAGGCATTGGCTTCACGCTTTCCTAATGAAAAGTCAGGGATAATTAACTATATTGAAAAGCTGCGCCACCTCAGTCACTCTTTTCCATTATACGATTTGGAGATTAAGGGCAATAGTACTTCCCTTAACGAGTATTATTACACCAATACCCGTAAATTTCTGGAAAGCCTGACCAAAGACGAGAAACTAAGGAGTGTGCTGGCAGCTACAAATCCTTTATATGCAGGTATTTCGGAGAAAACCCCCTTGTATATTCATGGGATAATTAATTATTCCTTTATGAAAAGCGCCTGGAGGCTGGTTGATGGCAGCTCCCAACTGGCAAAAGAGCTAGCTGCGAAAATCAGAGAAAACGGTGGGGAGATTTTCCGGAATAAAAAGGTTGAAAGCATTGTTTTACGTGAGAAAAGGGCGATTGCTGTAAAGACAGCCGATGGGGATAGAATGGAGGCAAATAACATCATCTCCAATGTTCACCCTGCTGTTACCATGAAAATGATCGGGGAAGGGGAACTTAACAATGCATATCGAAGAAGGATACAATCCATGGAAAACACTATCGGGATGTTTACCCTTTATGCAGTTTTAAATGAGAACTCATTTCCTTATCTTAATTACAATATTTACCATTACACATCCGATGATGTATGGAAGGGCTACCATTACAATGAAAACGAATGGCCTCCTTATGTAATGGCTTATACTCCGGCAATATCCGGTGGAAGTGGGTTTGCCAATGCGCTTATAGCCATCACCTATATGCATTATGACGAAGTAAAGAAATGGGAGAATACCACTGTAGAAAATCGTGGAAAAGAATACACGGATTTTAAGGAAAGAAAAGCTGAACTTCTTATTAATACTCTGGAAAAAAGGATTCCTGGCATTCGCCAAAAGATAGCTAAATATTATACTTCCACACCTCTTACCTACAGAGATTATACGGGCACCCTTAACGGTTCCAGTTACGGTATTGTTAAGGATAGTGCAGATCCCCTCAGGTCGCTTCTCATGCCTAAAACACGAATAAGCAATCTTTACCTTACAGGTCAAAACCTAAACCTTCATGGGATTCTCGGGGTTTCGGTCAATGCGTTGCTCACCTGCTCAGAGTTCCTGGGTATGGATTATCTTATAAAAAATGTAAAAAATGCAGATTTATGA